cacacacactcacacaactCCGGCGGTGGAACCTTGAGTAATAACTATATCCTCTCCTGTCCCCTTGCAGATGATGACTATGGACATTACCAAAACCGAACCCGGTCTCGTCGGGCTTTCCTCcaaccaacagcagcagcagcagtcgcaacAAAGCAACGCCGGGATGAACAGCGGTGGCCAGAACAACGGGCCCAATCCGAATGGCAACGGGAACGTGGTCAATGTGGTCAACTCCGGCGGTGCCGGTGGCGGCAACAATGGCAACGGGAATGTCCAGAGCATCGCCGCCGCTgccaacaataataacaataacaacaacaacggcagccAATTGTGCGCCGGCTGCGGCAAGCACATCCAGGATCGCTACCTCCTCCGCGCCCTGGACATGCTGTGGCACGAGGACTGCCTCAAGTGCGGCTGCTGCGACTGCCGCCTGGGCGAGGTGGGCTCCACGCTCTACACCAAGGGCAACCTGATGCTCTGCAAGCGGGACTACTTGAGGTAAGCTGCGATTTAAGAAATACTAATTCCATTTGATAGTGTAGTATATAGCTAGAAGTAATATAGACGATGGTATTCATTAGTCATTTGTTAAGCTAAAAATGATACCAATTCTTGAGAACTTAGCTCCATAATGCATGTAGATTAAGTATgcattctattctattctatatAAACATCAACCTGTTTACTAATCCATTCATAACTTTTCCCCGCAGATTGTTTGGCAACACGGGCTACTGCGCCGCCTGCAGCAAGGTGATCCCGGCCTTCGAGATGGTGATGCGTGCAAGGACCAATGTCTATCACTTGGAGTGCTTCGCTTGTCAGCAGTGTAACCACAGGTGAGCATCGAAGGGATCTGGTCAAACTGGCCCATTGCCTCATTGTGGGCAGCCCATCCATCATCCATCGTGTGCGAGGAGCGACCAAACGATTTAGCATGCATTTTTATGGGCAATTTGCACAGAGATTCGCATTGAAGGTGGCCGCATGAATCCCTTTTTAATCTTTGGCCCATCGGAGCGGGCCCAAAGTGGCACTTGAAGTTTTATTAACGTGCCGCCAGGCAGCAAATTGCCGTCGTTTACAAGCTAACGGCTAAACAAATGGGGTGAGAAGAAAAAGGCCCTTTAGTGTCATACGTTTTCTATGAAAACCGCATAAATTTCACATTGAACGGAACGTACCGAACGAACCGAACCCTTTTGGGTGCCATCAAGTCATCGCCCAGCATTCCAAGGCctcaaatattttatttgacttGGCCAATTCGTGAAATGTCACTCTGGAGAGCTTTAAACTGCAGCCCGATGGCCCGGTGGATGGGGTCGCGTCTCATTCTTCCATTTGGCCGGTTCGTTtcgtttggtttggtttcgttttcgtttcggGTTTCTGCATTAATAATGAGGGCGCACATATGCCTCCGTGGCTCCCGGTCCACCAGAAACCTCCGGCATAGTCGTCGATTGTGCAACGCAACAAGGGAGCGaacattaaatattaaaagcGCCGCCACACGGTGCTGGCTggtaaaaaatattgaaataaatgttaaaacaTATTGGCATATTGTGAGAATCGTCTCCACCCGTTTTGGCCACCGCTCCTTATCCGGGAATCTCCCCGCTTTTTGCGCTCCTGCTGGCCCTTTGTTTTCGCATTGCCGAGAATTGGCTTTAAAAATGCAACAGGAGCAACGAACTTGGAGGAGTTCACCCTTGCGGAGATGCCATTATGGCAAACTTTTGACTTCTATAATCCTACTTACGCTAGAATAATATAGAACTCTAATGCAGATATAGCTTAGTCTAATAGCAAGTGATTGAGAGTATGATAGGCCTTGTTTTCCAATATTTCACCACGCTATCCATACAAAATGGCCAGTGGAGATGCATCCCCTCCTGCTGCTAATCAATTTTTCACGTAAATTAATTCAATTGCCGAAAAAATCCATTGAGGCGTGGCCACATGGCCAGCGGCTGCTCCTCTCCGCCTTGTTGGTTGGTCGGATGGTTCGGATGGCCACATTTAAAATGCGGGCTTTcatttggcaaacaaaaagagTTTTCCTGTTGAGTCCTGCCGCTGATTCCCGAGTCCTGAGTCCTGTTGCTGTTTGGGAAATGCTGCAAAATGCATTCGCAGTCGTCGGTGAGGTTTGCATAATTTCCTGTCGTCAGCACTGGACGACGACATCCTTGCTCTCCTGCGATTGGAGTCGCATCCAAGTCAAATCTTTCGCCCACGCGAattttttacaatattttttccGATTTTATTTTGGTATGTACTTCCTGTTGACAATTTGCTGTTGGTTTCTTCTGATCGACGGGGAATGGagccggaggaggaggcggacgAAATGCCCGGATGTGCGAGTCCCGCACAGAGGCACTCACTTATCAACATGTCCGTGTCCATTTCCATAGCCATCACCattgccatcgccatcgccatcgccatcgccatgtCACAGGTGCGCTCAATGCCAGGCCAGCGGCAAAAGAAGCAAAAGTTTCGACTTTGTTGACTCGTTTTCATGGACTTTTGTTGCCCTGTTTTGGTAGATAAACAAAGCGCTTTTTTGCCCGCTCCGGCCGGCCAGATTTCTGTGCACTGctccctgccacgcccacatggGCCGTCAATCGATTTGGCCACGCAACCGAAACCAGCGGGCCAACAAAATGTTGACGTAAATCAAAAGCCAAATTTCATATCCGCTGTAAGTCTGCTGTAAGCTGATTTACCCAGACTCCTTGCCAAAACGGATGCAGTGTGTTCCCGTGCCATTCCTCCTCGGGGAATCAAACTTTAAACGTTTCTTTTTTGCATACGCCGGCGGAGGCGGAGGGCGTTAGAGTATTGCAGCAGGATAGCAGGATATGTGATGGAAAGGATGGATAAAGTTCGAGGCAACTTGCAAGTTCTACCAGATAAGAAAGTAGTAGTGGTATCCCTAAACGTGCACCTCTCGTCGTCTGTGTTCTAAGGAATAAGCACAATCTTCCTTGGTCTTTCTCACTTTTCAATACCAGATCTAGATGGATTCAAAGGACATCCACTCGTCTGCTCAACGCGACTCCATCTCATCCCCAAGTGAAACGCATCCTTTTTTCGGCTTTTTTCGTTTGTAATGCGAGCTCCCTTTCGGTTTGCATCGAGTGTATCTGTTTGCTGTGGGccggagtgggcgtggcatccGCCTCCGCCATCCGTACAGGTGctaacataaatattttgacaaAGGGCTCCATGCCCAGGCGGCAGAGCTTGCCGGGAGCCAACTTTATTTGCAGTTGGCTGAATGTACTCTCGACTCCGTACTCCAACCCAAGTGGAGCCAGCTCTCCAGGCTCCTCTGCTCCAGCCACCCTATGCTCCTGCCACACCAACTGTTGCTGACAGCGGAGCGACATTGCCTAGCGCTTATCTGACTTCCTTGTCCTTGTGCTGGTCCTGTTTCGGTCCCGTCCTGTCTGCCATTCGCTGAGTAGCTGTCCTTGTTCCTTGGAACcgttttgcttttgtttttagacGGCAGTTCCTGAGTTGCCGTGGTGTGGCAGCTACAGTCGCCATAACCGCTGTCAATTGTCATCGCTCatcgtcgttgtcgttgtcttTCTCGTTGTGCCTTTGATTCCCCACACCGATTTCTGGGGCTGCCTAAGCGTGTGGAAAAATCGTTTCCACTTCCTATGCGACTTGTTGTTCCGTAGTACTAACCGCTGCCGTTTTCCGGTTATTTCAGATTCTGCGTGGGCGACCGATTCTACCTGTGCGAGAACAAGATACTCTGCGAGTACGACTACGAGGAGCGCCTGGTCTTCGCCTCGATGGCCAATCATCCGATGCTCAAGCGACACGTCTCCTCCTTGGGCCAGGGCTCACCGACGGGAGCGGCCGGAGCGCAAAATACCGCTGGTGGATTGCTGGGCGGCGGACCCGGTGGCGGCAATGTGAATGGTGTGGGCATGGTCAACGGACCGCGCACCCCAGGTGAtcacaataacaacaacaatggcccACAGACACCAACCGGCGGTGGCTCACCgtttgccgctgctgctgctgccgccgccgccgctgcccaTATGAAGAATCAACTGGGCGCGTCCAGCTAAAATAAAGCCCTGGGCATGGGCGCCACTGGGGCTGTTGTGCCGGGGTCTGGAGTCGGCgctggagttggagttggagcGGCGAGTCAGCAATTCTACTCGGGCTTCGGGCTGCAGCATCAGcaccagcatcagcagcatcaccaacagcagcagcaacagcaacagctcaTGGGATTGGGCCTAGGAATGGGCGGCGGTGGAGGAGTTGGAGGagtaggaggaggaggaggagcaggatcCGCCGGTGGACCAGGCGGAGGGGCAGGAGGCGGAGGCGTTGGCAGCATCGGAAGCGGCTGCAAGCGCTACCAAAGAAAGTTTTACAACCGCAACTGAGGAAATCGACGGGGGAGAAAACGCTAGCGGAAGGATGCAGAAATCCAGAATCGATATTCAAATCTTCGTTTGCTTTGACTGAGTTCAAGTTTTATAGTTTTAAAGGCCTAGTTTAGTTAGCCTACAGAAAAGTACTTGCTGAATTTGCAGACATTTTTAGATCCTAACATTTAAGAGACAATATGTTTACTTAGTTGTATTTGAGAATAGCCCCCCATTCgtttttaaactaattttaatttcgtttCCACTACATACTGTACATATTTTCCTTGTAAACTGTTGACGTATTAGCGGGatccatttttttttacatactCCACCATATAGATATATTCGTATTTATCTATGtatatgcataaataattttattttcacgCTCGAAGCGTGCGGTGCCAAAAGAAATTCAAAGCAGTGccaaaaagttaaaaaaataaacgaagGACTAAACTGATGAATGTGGAGTGAATCACAGGGCGGCTGGAGGAGAATCGGATTTGTGGACCTGCGAAATCGAGAGAGCTAAACATCCCCACCGATCAATGTTCGATTTTCCATGTGTCCTTCGAATCCGGAGGAGCCGCAGGATCGTAGAGTAGAGTCAGATGACGAGAGATAGATGAGGAGGAGCTAGAGGGCAATTGGCAAAAGTGAACTTTGATGTGTAAATATTGAGACATTCTGCACACGACTTAAGCACACATGATTTTTGTTCTGATTCCATTTTAAGTCTGTTGGAGCAACGTtgttgattattatttaagtttagtttagtGCGAGGCTAAAGAATGTTCTTTCCACGGCGAACGTTGTATAGAAGTAGCTGGAGCTGGATGATTTCTAGGTGGATTTTAGATGAGGTATGATGGCCAGATCCACGATGGTCCAGCGTTAGATGTAAAGCGCCTAAGATAGGTCGATGTAAAGTTAAGGATTcgtgtgcgtgagtgtgtaTTTCTATAACCAAGCGAACTAGTTACAATATGGGTGTATTTAttaatccttttttttttttgcaatctAATGTAACACTAATCAATATGCGTAATTAGCGTTCGAAAGGAGCTAGCGAATATACTAAGTACGGGAGAAACCAAAGTGTGTGTATAAGCATCAGTCTATCTACGAGCGATAAACAATACTACCTATCTATCGAATTACCgaaactatgttaaatatcgTAATAATCTAATAATCGGAAATAAGTAAGAGCGATTATccaatatttttttgtattgcATTGTTAGAGAGCAGGCATAAAGttaaatcaaaaatatctAAAGTGTAAGATAAACCCGCTTAGACTTATATATACGTGCATATACATTACAAACACAACCCATAATCCGAGTTTTGGACAGCAATCAGTAATAATGAAAGCAGCCAGAACGATTGCAAGTGAAAGAAATCAAAACTAAAGAGAAAAGAGCGTAaaaaacacttaaaaaaaacctaaaacaaatgcaaatgcaaaaacaaaaggaaacaATAAATGTAATTAACAAACATTTGAAAAAATTAACCCGCAGTTGTGTTGGCATTCATTTCATCGCGGGCCAAGGGATTCCTACCATGGTATGGGATGGTATATGGTGTATGGTATGATATGGGGTTTTTTGGGATGTGGTCCTCCCCCTCCGTTTTGCCAATTGCAGTTTGTCGCTTGACATTTGTTGACTCTTTCGCTTTGACGGCCATTAATCACGGCATTGTTGCTGCCAATTTGAAATCCACAGCCCAGACAGCCAATCCGCACCAGAACGGAATGGTATGGCATAGTGTACGGAGTGGAATGGCGGCCTGATAAATGATGCCTCATATTTTTGAGCCCCGGGCACCGTTCCGCAATTGAAATAATAAAAGCTGTGGCAGAATCCCTCCAGCTACTTCTATAGCTacagccacatccacatccacagccACCACCCGAGCCATTGATTAATGAAACTTTAAAAGGGAACACGCGTCTTTTGTCTGCGACGACCGCAAAAACTTTGCCATGGAGATAGCGCATCTTTTCAATATACGATGCAAAAGTTTGCCGTCTTAGTGGATGCGGATGGGGATCCAAGGAGCCATCAGCCATCAGCCACCAGCCAGGACCAAGACGACGAtgccgatgccgatgccgCCGCCACAGGCCATAACAATAAAAGTCATTTATAGATTTCGATTTCGGGCACATGTGAGGAGGGCGCCCGATGGGGGGACTCCCCCCACCCTGCCCCTAGGGGGCACCACTATACAAggatacatatacatatataactATAGTTTCGGGCTGCTTATCAGCACTTTTGGTCGCACGAGGACTCGAGGGTGGGCTGAGAGGGTGGATGATTTTGGTTTCTTTTGTCTTTGGCTGGTGTCATAATCAGTATCAGTGTGCTTATGAAAATGTCCTTTGTTGCCCGAATTGCTTATCAGCACGGCCCGCCCATTTCCTTGTCGTCGCCataaaaatctataaaaataaTGTTTCAATTCGGCATGGTTGGGGATCCTGGGGGCCGGGGCCAAAGCGATGCTGTCAATCAAGCGGGGTGAGCGGAATGTGTCCGAAAATATTATGATAAGCCTCCGTAAGAGAAATCGCTGGCATTGCGGAATGGATGGGAAAGGGCCAAGCCACCACCGCTCATCAGGTTGATTAATTAAACGAGTTTGCGCCAAACTCTTTTCATGTTTTAATTACGCAAATACTCGGCATAATTTACCAGATGCTATGACAACAAGAGCGAAGAGCGAAAAATATGCATAAGAAACAATTTGTCTAAGCTGCGGTGCCCCGCCCCATATCTCGGATCCACCCAATCCAATCCTACAAACCAAATTCCCCATCCTGTAGCCATTGTAATGCGACAACTGCCAGCGCCCGCCTTGTGTCAACTTCAAAGTGGAAATTCCAGAATTCACCTTGTTTGCATATTCCTCTCCTGATCCAGTTGCCGATTATGGTCctgtttcagtttcggttcctgttcctgctcctgcccCCCAACTCCTTCCCATCTGGGGATCGGGTTGCTTTGTGCAAATTAGTTTAGCGGCATGACCGATTCACTCCGGCATCCAAGTGCAAGCAATTTTAGCCAAGGACTTACCTCGACTGGAATGGGGAGCAACCTAGTTCTCGGAATTTAGGCATGTGTATGGTGGGATCAAGCTGGCTAAACGTTACATTTATCATATTTCCTTTGGTATAAAGCAAgttaaataatatatgtatcCATGTTtggttaaataaataacagaAAATGTAACCAGTAACTTTCAGAGGCAAAATATTTAGTTGGAGAAGTTACTTTGAATCGAATACAATACTATAACTTGGCATAGTACCATTTGAAATTAAAGGGAATGTTCATTAAATATCTTATAGAATAAAgaaaatacttttattttaCTATTTATTACTATAGGATTAGTTTACGACTATATTTCCTTACTGCTATATATTTCTTGTGATTACTCAAGTGtttgcttttaaaaataagcaaCTTACTATCACAAGTATTGTATTGTGGTATAGTATTAGTAGTAGTAGTTCCTCCTTTATTAAGATGCAGTTTATAGAGCTGCCGGTCTCACAAGTGCCCTTGTGAAATATGAGTATCTGAGATTGGAATGGTGATGGGATAGTTTCCGCATGCCACTCCGTAGTTGACAATGCACTTGGGGCATGCCATAAATATGCTTTGGCCCCCTGCTCTCGAAACTAGTGCCCGGGGCCAATCAAGAGACGGCTGGACGCCCCAACCCACCGAGTGGGCAGCATCCATCCCCAAGCTACCGCTAGCAAGATGTCCTGACCCACATGTCAAGTGGGGGTTGCCCCCCGTGGCAAAGGGAAGGGGTGGCATGGAGTGGGCTGCGTGAGCGTGGGCGTGGGAGTGGCCAAATGCCAAATCagcgttgtcgtcgtcgtgTCCTTCGTCTTGAGCAGAGCGAAGAAGCGACGAGAGCCGAGGAGTGGGAAGCAGTCGCCGAAGGGGACAGTGcggagcgagcgagagagatGCGTGCGAAATGGCAACGCCCACTTGCTGAGGCCCcaccaccactccactccacagCCACCCCCACCCGACAGAGCCACCCCAACCGCCGGCAGCAGAGGCGAGGGCGCCAAGAAAAAACCACTGTTAGCCGCTAACAGAGCTCTGTAAAGCGGCAGGAGGCGTCGCCTGCTAAAAAGGACTCTCAACGTGTATCCTTTCTGGCTGCGCTTTTTCCTCTCTTCCTCCTCCGCAGTCGAGCTCGCTATCTGATGCAGACAAACTACTGCTAGCTGCACTTCCTGGAGGACGGGGTGGATTCCAGTCACCCCGTTGCAACTATTCGTCTTGCTCACTGTCACCCCCAAAAGTTCCGAACTCCTCCATTTAGGCACATGGTTCCTCAACACGGAGCTGGTTGGCCTGCCGCCCCTCGAAATATTTATAACGTGCGGCTGTGTTcatgatttaattaaaaacttttcctTGCATGCAGTAAAATGCACATTCGACGACTAAAAGGGCAACTCGATGGCCGTTAAAGGGTCGAAATCATATAGTGGCGGAACTTAAATGGTAGAGGAACTCACTGCTTAAAGTGTGTAATTCAAAGCAATGAACCCACAATTTATGCTTAATAGTTTAATTAACTCGTTTACAATCGATTCGAGTTCTATAGTATTGCTGATTATCATTATCAGCTTTCTTTTATACAAGGATATGAATTTGATGCAGAGAGTAACTTCGAGATTTAAAGCAACTCAAATAGGAATCCTTAACTGagatttaaaataataattgctaaAAACTTCTTTAGTTAGTAATGGATTCAGCTTATGAATGCTATCACTTTTCCTctgaatttgaaaattaaaagaaactTACCTTTTTTTAGCCAAAAATAAGGCAGCTCTTAACATTTTAAACCCATCAATTAAGAATCCTAGAGTGTTATAAGGTAAAATGTTTCGCATTTCGATCGCtgtttatttgaatatttttgaaaactcCCAGTATTTCATGTCAAACTATTTCagaatttaaaaataagttaaaatACTGTAAGCCTTTGTGAGAACTGTTGTTACTCAACCAAGAAGTTTTCTGATTTCCAGACTGGAATAGCACGCCTAAAGTTTATTGTTCGTTTTCTTGGCTTAGTCCTGATTGGAGGCAATGAAAAGTTCTGAGATACATTCATCACTGGCCCAATTCCTCACACAGCCTACATAAATGGCTAGTTAATGATCTCAAAATGAtgaatatgtgcatccagggATTATCCGGCCGTGTGTTTGGGATCTTAATTGCCAGCTGGCTGCTCACTCAATTCTCGATTCCCAGCGCACGGCTCCCGGTGGCTGGGGATAGTTGTAGGTCTTGGCTAAGACTAAGTCCTGCCGTAACTTTGCCTCCGAATGCCGGAGAAAATGGGACTGTTTGTGGATGGGAGTGTGGGTATGGGATGTGGCGGCAAGCCAGGGCAATTTGTATGCAGGCGCCATAAATTAGTTAGGCCCAGGGATATACAGACAAGGCCAGACGCTTCACGTGCGCCACTCATTTGTCTCGCGTCAGAGCAGGTCCactccagctcctgctccaaatcctcctccagctcctgctcctgggGCTCGAGCTGCCCCTTTTGCTTTGTGCGGGCGCAGGAAACTTTTTAATCTCCTACGATTATTCTCgcatttgccatttgtttaCACAAACACATGGTGgggaaggaggaggaggagggtaCTGTGTCTATGTTTGAGCTTATCAAATAATGGCAACATTTGCTGCGATTCCCCAAGCAGACCCCACTCCCAGCCGCTCGCAGTTCCACGTTCTAATCGCGGTTAATCTCAAAACAAACGTTTGCcaatttattttccactttaGCCGGGAACTTTCTTCTCGTGCCCATCAGTCCATCgttgccaccaccaccatcagcaccaccaccaccatcagcaccACCAACTTGCAGCTCGAACTAATGACTTAATTTATCTGCCACAGGGCTTTCAGCGGGCGCCAAATTAAGTTGATTGTTTCTGTTTGCCCGAAAAGCGTTCAACGAACGCCAAATGAACTTGGACTCGTGGGCCGGCCCGCATTTGCTTTTCAGGGTCGAATATTGGCCAGCTCCTTGCCCGATTGGATTTACTTTCGTCGGCTGGCCGGGGGAATGACAGGCTCATCAGGGAAGCAGGGACATACgaactatatatatagaacTATGGGACTATGCCATGGGAATCGACTTTCTCCAGGCACAGGCCAAGACTTTCTTCGAGGGTTGGCTTAATCGTTTTGCAATCTGTCGATGATTGCGTATAAATGTTATATCCAATTATGCCCTGTTGTTCCTCCAGCCTCCTTCCCGCCGGCCATCCcgcttcttttgttttgcccATAAACATGACAGATATTGGGAAATCTATCATTGTCATTATGCTTCGATTGTTGGCGAACATGAGCAGGAACATGGGGCAGGGACGTGTCATTAGCATGGGGCAATTTGTTAAGCTCCTGCGCCTTCTGCCACGCCTCCGAGCAGCGAACTGTCGCTGCCACATGAAACATGCCGCTGATTGTTGTAATTAATCGAATTAACAGCAGGCCAGTGCCCCAGCCTCCATCTCCTGGCCATCCTGCGCT
The Drosophila mauritiana strain mau12 chromosome X, ASM438214v1, whole genome shotgun sequence DNA segment above includes these coding regions:
- the LOC117148484 gene encoding LOW QUALITY PROTEIN: uncharacterized protein LOC117148484 (The sequence of the model RefSeq protein was modified relative to this genomic sequence to represent the inferred CDS: substituted 1 base at 1 genomic stop codon); this translates as MEFLYNASMHCEDEERVNFYNMDKFFVPHVQARELEQQAILRQFAYQRPRGFAPPTYSYYQGFGSLNMMTMDITKTEPGLVGLSSNQQQQQQSQQSNAGMNSGGQNNGPNPNGNGNVVNVVNSGGAGGGNNGNGNVQSIAAAANNNNNNNNNGSQLCAGCGKHIQDRYLLRALDMLWHEDCLKCGCCDCRLGEVGSTLYTKGNLMLCKRDYLRLFGNTGYCAACSKVIPAFEMVMRARTNVYHLECFACQQCNHRFCVGDRFYLCENKILCEYDYEERLVFASMANHPMLKRHVSSLGQGSPTGAAGAQNTAGGLLGGGPGGGNVNGVGMVNGPRTPGDHNNNNNGPQTPTGGGSPFAAAAAAAAAAAHMKNQLGASSXNKALGMGATGAVVPGSGVGAGVGVGAASQQFYSGFGLQHQHQHQQHHQQQQQQQQLMGLGLGMGGGGGVGGVGGGGGAGSAGGPGGGAGGGGVGSIGSGCKRYQRKFYNRN